In a genomic window of Candidatus Hadarchaeales archaeon:
- a CDS encoding ATP-binding protein: MKNPFLYGKVVSGEHFIDRERELAELEAHVEAGRSVILYSSRGMGKTSLVEEFFRRTEGKYTSILIDLFGIQSREALARELVGKVAKKVYGTFERMRKGLQDFLRGLRVDMVLTPGGEVRFELLRTPTEEDLAQVLDLPEKVAEEKGLRMVIAFDEFQEIRNLDGEAMEKLMRSRFQHHRRVTYLFTGSRRHLLDEIFSEERRAFYRFGEPMELGPIPREEFAKYIEEGFRRTGGRISGAAIAHILDLTDGHPSFTQQLCYELWFLSKRVDDEAAVEKAVENVILHERIHYFGIWENLTPLQRRLLEGLAKEEVGPYSQEFISKYGLRSPAHVRKGLELLEKRGLVERGKILDVFFREWIRRGLP; encoded by the coding sequence ATGAAAAATCCCTTCCTCTACGGGAAGGTGGTGAGCGGGGAGCACTTCATAGACAGGGAAAGGGAACTCGCGGAGTTGGAGGCACATGTGGAGGCGGGGAGGAGCGTTATCCTGTACTCCTCGAGGGGGATGGGGAAGACCTCCCTGGTGGAGGAATTTTTCAGGAGAACGGAGGGAAAATACACTTCCATCCTCATCGACCTCTTCGGGATCCAGAGCAGGGAGGCCCTGGCGAGGGAGCTGGTGGGGAAGGTGGCGAAGAAGGTTTATGGTACCTTCGAGAGGATGAGGAAGGGACTGCAGGACTTCCTCAGGGGACTGAGGGTGGACATGGTTTTGACCCCCGGAGGGGAGGTGAGGTTTGAGCTCCTGAGGACCCCCACCGAGGAGGATCTCGCGCAGGTGCTCGACCTGCCCGAGAAGGTGGCGGAAGAAAAGGGCCTGCGGATGGTGATAGCGTTCGACGAGTTCCAGGAGATAAGAAACCTGGATGGCGAGGCCATGGAAAAGTTGATGAGGTCGAGGTTCCAGCACCACCGAAGGGTCACCTACCTCTTCACGGGAAGCAGGAGGCACCTTCTGGACGAGATCTTCAGCGAGGAGCGCCGGGCCTTTTACAGGTTCGGGGAGCCCATGGAGCTCGGACCCATACCCAGGGAGGAGTTCGCGAAATACATAGAGGAGGGCTTCAGAAGGACGGGGGGGAGAATAAGCGGGGCCGCGATAGCCCACATCCTTGACCTCACGGATGGTCATCCCTCCTTTACCCAGCAGCTCTGCTACGAACTCTGGTTTCTCTCGAAAAGGGTGGACGATGAGGCCGCGGTGGAGAAGGCCGTGGAGAACGTGATCCTCCACGAGAGGATCCACTACTTCGGGATCTGGGAGAACCTCACCCCCCTGCAACGCAGGCTTCTGGAGGGTCTGGCGAAGGAGGAAGTGGGTCCCTACTCCCAGGAGTTCATCTCCAAGTACGGATTGAGATCCCCCGCCCACGTCAGGAAGGGACTGGAGCTCCTAGAAAAGAGGGGTCTGGTGGAGAGAGGAAAAATCCTCGATGTTTTCTTCAGGGAGTGGATCAGGAGGGGCCTACCCTGA